A genome region from Lactobacillus sp. ESL0791 includes the following:
- the smc gene encoding chromosome segregation protein SMC, producing the protein MPLTKLELDGFKSFAEKTTIHFNSGITGIVGPNGSGKSNITEAIRWVMGESSAKSLRGSNMKDVIFAGSEFRKPATHAEVTLTFANKNHELNFASDEVTVGRRILQSGDSEYFINKQNVRLKDVQALFLDSGISQNSLAIISQGRVDQILNSKPEARRVIFEEAAGVLHFKKQKEAAQVQLAKTNDNLIRINDLVKELEKRIEPLHEQSSLAQEYQFQKAGLDKKLKTLLAFEIQDLNKQKSTVQKKADQNQILLSKLDREVTESQSAVSAKKSEYQNLTAKREQLQRDLLELTDKQAKLNTKLQVTEQSKQYDEATKKEYQDELQVLQDQIKDAEKAIAVINTETQELQQKQKALKKTRTELTAQLKDDPETLNKKLEDLRNDYIEILQKQTSNNNQLVYLNSELKRTNDDSSYRDNDVVKQLETASAALEDLRKKGQSLTAKRTQQTEEMTALQQKQSNFQAEINELRQKEGITQNALQQTLARYEALENIQKRHEGYYYGVRNVLNNLSQYPGIVGAIGELISFPAELEAAMTTALGGGVQDLVAKTRTSARDAINQLKRSHAGRATFLPLDGLRSYNIPSSTVTTLKTFTGFIGVASKLVTSTAKIDITPAIEYLLGSSIIVDNIDNALQISRKLGRYRVITLDGDVISPGGSMTGGVRNQKNNSPLQTVAEINELKQKGAELKKQVAAEKEKLDKLLKQNEVNEADLSSLNKELQETQQQLGEAVLSFQNQEKEVKRLESASKLFESQKQERDKQLVQLKKEITKATEEKTAFVQKIAEQKEKIAQVQERINNFTSLNEKVQKQAAELDPQIAVFANKLENSSRQKQEQEQKLQAGQKQVTELENKLTAIDENSALSENQKTAMQDEIKQMADKKNSLQEQLTQLSSKLGRFNAQINQLDQVASRNYDLRKDAADEQENLSVELAKFTGSIDHRLKRLGSDYSLTYEAALAQAEGENNAEKRAELQKSVKLHRMSLEDIGPVNLDAINEYENVKKRYDFLNGQQDDLLKARDNLEKSMSALDNEVSNRFSKTFNSVAASFTALFPLVFGGGNARLVLTEPDHMLTTGVEIVAQPPGKKLQRLSLLSGGERALTAITLLFAMLKVKPVPFCVLDEVEAALDDANVSRFAQFLEKYDLKTQFIVITHRRGTMEEADQLYGVVMQESGVSQVLSVSLKEIKDEVK; encoded by the coding sequence GTGCCGCTAACTAAGTTAGAACTTGATGGCTTTAAATCATTTGCCGAAAAGACAACTATTCATTTTAATTCCGGGATTACAGGAATTGTGGGTCCCAATGGCAGCGGTAAAAGCAACATTACTGAAGCGATTCGCTGGGTGATGGGTGAATCCAGTGCCAAGTCTCTGCGTGGGTCCAATATGAAGGATGTTATCTTTGCGGGAAGTGAATTTAGAAAACCGGCAACGCATGCTGAAGTGACGCTGACATTTGCCAATAAAAACCATGAGTTAAATTTTGCTAGTGATGAAGTAACCGTTGGCAGAAGAATTTTGCAGTCAGGTGATAGTGAATATTTTATTAATAAGCAGAATGTCCGACTCAAAGATGTTCAGGCGCTTTTTTTGGATTCTGGAATTTCGCAGAATAGCTTAGCAATTATTTCTCAGGGCCGAGTTGACCAAATTTTAAACTCTAAACCAGAAGCACGTCGGGTTATTTTTGAAGAAGCGGCCGGGGTACTGCATTTCAAGAAGCAAAAAGAAGCGGCACAGGTTCAATTGGCTAAGACCAACGATAATTTAATTCGAATTAACGATTTGGTCAAAGAGTTGGAAAAAAGAATTGAACCGCTGCATGAACAGAGTTCGCTGGCGCAGGAATACCAATTTCAGAAGGCAGGACTTGACAAAAAGTTAAAGACTCTATTAGCGTTTGAAATTCAGGACTTAAATAAGCAGAAAAGTACCGTTCAAAAAAAAGCCGATCAGAATCAAATTTTGCTGTCTAAACTCGATCGTGAGGTGACTGAATCGCAAAGTGCGGTGAGCGCTAAGAAAAGCGAGTATCAGAACCTGACTGCTAAGCGTGAACAGCTTCAGCGCGATCTGCTTGAATTAACCGATAAGCAGGCGAAGTTAAATACCAAATTGCAGGTCACCGAGCAGTCGAAGCAGTATGACGAGGCAACCAAGAAGGAATATCAGGATGAGCTGCAGGTGTTGCAGGATCAGATCAAGGATGCGGAAAAAGCGATTGCGGTGATTAATACGGAAACGCAGGAATTACAGCAAAAGCAAAAAGCATTGAAAAAGACGCGGACAGAGCTAACCGCCCAACTTAAAGATGATCCGGAAACTTTGAATAAAAAATTGGAAGATCTGCGTAACGATTACATTGAAATCTTGCAGAAACAGACCTCCAATAATAACCAGCTTGTTTATTTAAATTCGGAATTAAAGCGGACAAATGATGACAGCAGTTACCGTGATAATGATGTCGTCAAGCAGTTAGAAACTGCATCCGCGGCTCTTGAAGACCTTCGCAAGAAGGGTCAAAGTCTCACTGCCAAGCGGACACAGCAAACTGAAGAAATGACAGCCTTGCAGCAAAAACAAAGCAATTTTCAGGCGGAAATAAATGAATTACGGCAGAAGGAGGGGATAACCCAAAATGCCCTGCAGCAAACATTAGCCCGGTATGAGGCTTTGGAAAATATTCAAAAAAGACATGAAGGGTATTATTATGGAGTTCGTAATGTCTTAAATAATTTGTCTCAGTATCCAGGAATTGTTGGGGCAATTGGTGAATTGATCTCCTTTCCGGCCGAATTAGAGGCGGCGATGACAACCGCGCTTGGCGGCGGGGTACAAGATTTGGTTGCTAAAACACGTACAAGTGCCCGGGATGCAATTAACCAGTTGAAGCGGAGCCATGCTGGTCGTGCCACATTTTTACCATTAGATGGACTGCGCAGTTACAATATCCCCAGTTCGACAGTGACGACTTTAAAAACTTTTACCGGTTTTATCGGGGTTGCCAGCAAGCTGGTAACTAGTACCGCAAAAATTGATATTACACCTGCAATTGAGTATTTACTGGGCAGCAGTATTATAGTTGATAACATCGATAATGCCTTGCAGATTTCGCGTAAGCTTGGCCGCTATCGGGTAATTACTCTAGACGGGGATGTAATCTCTCCCGGAGGTTCAATGACAGGTGGCGTGCGCAACCAAAAGAATAATTCGCCGCTGCAGACGGTTGCGGAAATAAATGAGCTCAAGCAAAAAGGAGCTGAATTAAAGAAGCAAGTTGCGGCTGAAAAGGAGAAATTGGATAAGCTGCTTAAGCAAAATGAAGTTAATGAGGCAGATCTAAGCAGCCTGAATAAGGAACTACAGGAAACCCAGCAGCAGCTGGGAGAGGCGGTTCTTTCTTTTCAGAATCAAGAAAAAGAAGTTAAGCGTTTGGAATCTGCCAGCAAGCTGTTTGAGTCACAAAAGCAAGAACGTGATAAACAGTTAGTTCAGCTGAAAAAAGAGATCACGAAAGCGACAGAAGAAAAAACAGCTTTTGTGCAGAAAATTGCAGAGCAAAAGGAAAAGATTGCGCAGGTTCAGGAACGAATCAATAATTTTACGTCGTTGAACGAAAAAGTGCAGAAGCAGGCAGCAGAGCTTGATCCGCAAATTGCTGTTTTTGCCAATAAACTAGAAAACAGTTCCCGGCAGAAGCAGGAGCAAGAGCAAAAACTCCAGGCTGGTCAAAAACAGGTGACGGAGCTTGAAAATAAATTAACCGCAATTGATGAAAATAGTGCGCTGTCGGAAAACCAAAAAACCGCAATGCAAGATGAAATTAAGCAGATGGCGGATAAAAAGAATTCTTTGCAGGAGCAGCTGACACAGCTTAGCAGCAAATTAGGTCGGTTCAACGCCCAAATCAACCAGCTGGATCAGGTTGCCAGCCGCAATTATGACCTGCGCAAGGATGCGGCAGACGAGCAAGAAAATTTATCGGTTGAGCTGGCAAAATTTACCGGTTCGATTGATCACCGCTTAAAGCGTCTGGGTTCCGATTACTCTCTTACTTATGAAGCTGCTCTGGCTCAGGCCGAAGGAGAAAATAATGCGGAAAAACGGGCTGAACTGCAAAAAAGTGTCAAACTGCACCGGATGTCGCTTGAAGATATTGGTCCGGTGAATTTGGATGCAATTAATGAATATGAAAATGTTAAAAAACGCTACGACTTTTTAAATGGCCAGCAGGATGATCTGCTTAAGGCGCGGGATAACCTTGAAAAATCAATGTCGGCCCTAGATAATGAAGTCAGTAACCGGTTTTCTAAAACCTTTAATTCGGTTGCGGCAAGTTTCACTGCGCTTTTTCCACTTGTTTTTGGCGGCGGGAATGCTAGGCTGGTGTTGACAGAGCCCGACCACATGCTGACAACGGGCGTTGAAATCGTTGCCCAACCGCCTGGCAAGAAGCTGCAGCGTTTGAGTCTATTATCTGGTGGTGAACGGGCGCTGACAGCAATTACCCTCTTGTTTGCCATGCTTAAGGTAAAACCGGTTCCGTTCTGCGTGCTGGATGAGGTTGAGGCGGCACTGGATGATGCCAATGTCAGCCGCTTTGCACAATTTTTAGAAAAGTACGATTTAAAGACGCAATTTATTGTGATTACCCATAGGCGAGGGACCATGGAGGAAGCAGATCAGCTCTACGGGGTTGTGATGCAGGAATCCGGCGTATCGCAGGTTCTATCGGTATCATTAAAAGAAATAAAAGATGAGGTGAAGTAA
- the rnc gene encoding ribonuclease III, whose protein sequence is MVSSKFIKQLDSRYGIKFNNEKLLEEAFTHSSYANEHPRAGIRDYEKLEFLGDAVLELAISDYLYRHFTQLNEGELTRMRSNIVDTDGFSKFAVECGFQAEINLGNGEEKSGARERKTLLEDVFEAFNGALFLDQGMDKVEHFLGITVYPLIDQGKFDSSRDYKTDLQELLQQNGPVDIKYAVISESQLPSNFVVELRINNQLVSQGTGHNKKAAEQDAAKAALANFE, encoded by the coding sequence ATGGTCAGCAGCAAATTTATTAAACAGCTTGACAGCAGGTACGGAATAAAATTTAACAATGAAAAGCTTTTGGAGGAGGCGTTTACACATTCGTCATATGCCAATGAACATCCGCGTGCCGGTATTCGTGATTATGAAAAATTAGAATTCTTGGGTGATGCTGTCCTCGAATTGGCAATCTCTGATTACCTTTACCGTCATTTTACACAATTAAACGAGGGTGAGTTGACCCGGATGCGATCAAATATTGTTGACACCGACGGCTTTTCCAAGTTTGCGGTTGAATGCGGTTTTCAGGCAGAAATCAATTTGGGCAATGGTGAGGAGAAATCTGGTGCAAGAGAGCGGAAAACCTTGCTTGAAGATGTCTTTGAAGCTTTTAACGGCGCGCTTTTTTTGGATCAAGGAATGGATAAGGTTGAACATTTTCTCGGGATAACTGTTTATCCGCTGATTGATCAAGGAAAATTCGATTCGTCGCGTGATTATAAAACTGATTTGCAGGAATTATTACAACAAAATGGCCCCGTTGATATTAAATATGCCGTTATCAGCGAATCACAGCTTCCCTCCAATTTTGTAGTTGAACTGCGGATTAATAATCAGCTTGTGTCTCAGGGCACAGGGCATAATAAAAAGGCGGCGGAACAGGATGCCGCCAAGGCCGCACTTGCTAATTTTGAATAG